From a single Planococcus shenhongbingii genomic region:
- a CDS encoding metal-binding protein ZinT, whose amino-acid sequence MKNSLSKGIAILSISSLLAAGCQSAKLAEAEQETTSASSISANSAETQEQATESHSEESSHEHEHDHASVHSHELDEATQKIYDGFFEDSQVKDRPLSDWAGYWQSVYPYLKSGELDEVFADKASHSDKMTAEEYKEYYTTGYKTDVDRIIIKEDIVTFVQNGEELSGKYVYDGYEILTYEAGNRGVRFTFKLEEETTGLPKFIQFSDHSIFPTAASHYHLYWGNDRQALLDEVVNWPTYYPSTMDGHTIAHEMMAH is encoded by the coding sequence ATGAAAAATTCATTAAGTAAAGGCATAGCCATCTTGTCAATCAGTTCCTTGCTGGCGGCTGGTTGTCAATCTGCAAAACTAGCTGAGGCTGAACAAGAAACCACATCTGCTTCAAGCATTTCTGCCAATTCCGCTGAAACACAGGAACAAGCAACGGAAAGCCATTCAGAGGAAAGCAGCCATGAGCACGAGCATGACCATGCCTCTGTTCATAGCCATGAGCTTGACGAAGCAACCCAGAAAATCTATGATGGATTTTTTGAAGACAGCCAAGTAAAAGACCGTCCTCTATCCGATTGGGCTGGGTATTGGCAGTCAGTATATCCATACTTAAAAAGCGGAGAACTTGATGAAGTGTTTGCCGATAAAGCTTCGCATTCAGACAAAATGACTGCTGAAGAATACAAAGAATATTACACCACTGGCTATAAGACAGACGTCGACCGAATCATTATTAAAGAAGATATTGTCACGTTCGTCCAAAACGGTGAAGAACTTTCAGGCAAGTATGTCTATGACGGCTATGAAATCCTTACATACGAAGCAGGCAATCGAGGCGTTCGCTTTACCTTTAAGTTAGAGGAAGAAACAACAGGTCTTCCAAAGTTCATCCAATTCAGTGACCATAGCATCTTTCCAACCGCAGCCTCCCATTACCACCTGTATTGGGGCAATGACCGCCAAGCTTTGCTGGATGAAGTCGTAAACTGGCCGACTTATTATCCTTCTACTATGGATGGGCATACGATTGCGCATGAGATGATGGCGCATTAA